GCCCCGGTGACGACCCGGCGCTGCGCGGCCCGATGTTGAGGGCTCCGCCGGCGTCCAACCAGGCAATGCTGCCTCCCCCGGCGCCCACTTCGGCCACGTCGATGGCCGGAATCCGGATCAGGTGCCCGCCGCCCTTGATCAGGCGGCTGACGCTGGAGAGCGAAGAGCCTACCTCGTACTCGGCGGCGATCTGCAAGGCTCCCTCTTCGATGATGGAGGCCTTGGCGGTGGTGCCCCCCATGTCGAAGGTGATGACGTTGCCCAGGTTCATGCGCCTGGCCAACTCCTGGGAGGCGATCACCCCGGCCGCCGGTCCCGACTCGATGATGTAGACGGGTTGCCGCCGGCAGGCCTCCGCCGTCATCACGCCTCCGTTGGACTGCATGATGAGCAGGGGAGCCCCCATGCCCAGCCTGGCGAAGGCCGCTTGCAGGGACTGAACATAGCGCTGCACGATCGGAAGCACGTATGCGTTGACCACCGTGGTGGCGGTGCGCTCGTACTCCCGGACCTCCCGCAGGATTCGGCTGGAAAGACTGAGCGGCAGGTCGGGATGTTTTCGCCGGATCAGGTCGGCCAGCTTTTCCTCGTGCTCTGGATTGGCGTAGGAGTTGATCAGGCAGACGGCCAGCGACTCGATGCCGGCGGCGGCGATCTCGTCGATCACCTGCTCGGCCTGGCGGCAATCCAGGGGATGGTTGACCGTGCCCCGGGCGTCCACCCGTTCGGGGACTTCCCGGCGCAGGCGCCGGGGGACCAGGTCGGGCGGCTTGTCCCAGTCCCAGTTGTAGAGCTCGGGCATGCGGATGCGCCGCAGTTCCAGCACGTCCCGAAACCCCTGGGTGGTGATCAGGGCGGTACGGGCTCCGCTGCCCTGCAGCAGGGCGTTGGTGGCCACGGTGGTCCCGTGGATGACTTCCTGGACCTGGCCCGGTCCCGACCCCGCCTCCGCGAAGAGGCCGGGCAGGCATTCCAGCACCGATCGGCTGTAATCGTCGGGGGTGGAGGGAACCTTGCGCACCAGCAGGGACCCGTCGGGCGTGACGCACACGATGTCGGTGAAGGTCCCGCCGATGTCGATGCCGATGCGCATGGAAGCTGGCGGCCCCGGCAGGTCTCCGGCCGGGGCGAAGCCACCCATCTTAAGGAAGCCGCCCGAGGAGCGTCAACAGGAAGTGATACTTGAGGCCTGCATAAGGTTCCCAGTAGAACTCAATCACTCCCCCCTTGAGGGGGAGTCGGTGAGACAAGGGCCCCGCCCGCAGTCGAACCGGTGGGGGGGACGGAGTCGGCGAGATCGTCAGATAGGAGTTTCCGCCCGCAGTCGAACCGGAGGGGGTTGATGCGGCGCTGCGTGATGGAGGTCAACGGTGCGTGGGGCGTCGTTTTGGAAACGCTGTGCGTACCGGGAGGGTGCTTCTCATTCGCCGTCGATGCGACGACTGCGGGTAGGTGTGACGTGGGGCGTCGTTTGTTTGGGGAAGTAGTGCGTTCCCGAACGGGTGCTTTCCATGCGCCGCATTCGCGGCTGGGTTGGTGCTGAACCCATACGACCCCGGGCTGCCGCCTCCGTTGCCCAGAGGACTCCGCCGTCGCTGCCAAGCTCGACGCCTCCCGGGCTCCTCCTGGCTCACCCCGCAGGCGACCCTGAGCCGCAGCTACGCAGCTCTATAAGGATGGCCCGTAGGTGCGTCTCGCCGGGTAACCCACGTCAACCGCAGCATTCGCAGCTCTCCCCGAGCCCACAACACTGCAAGAGGAAACGTGCTTTTCTATTTGGAATGATGCCCCGGGCAGGAGCCCGGGGGGAGCCATTGGAAAACGTCACATAGGGGAAACGCGGGCGTCCCCTACGGGAGTAGAGCCGCGAATGCGGCAGCAGCAAACACCGGCAAACCCAACTCGAACGCAAGCCCGTTACTCATCTGCAAATACGCTGCATGAGCCGAATTCCTTGACAGCCGTGAATGTGGCGACAATAGGTAGCCGTGGGCGTCAGCCCATGGGGCGCTCCTATCCCAAATTAGCGGTTTTGTCGCCTTATCTCACTTGCCTCCGCCAACGATGTCCCATAGAATTTTCTTCCCCACTCGATGAGTCGAACCGGAGGCCGGCATGATCGTGGATGCTCACCTGCACGTATGGAAGCCGGCGCCCGACTTTCCCGACCCGGGGGCCACCACCGTCAGCCCCCAGTGCGACGTGCCCCTGGAACTGTTTGCCCAGTACATGGATGAGTACGGGGTGAACCGGGGAGTGCTGGTGCAGCCGCTCTATCCCGGTGAGGACAACAGCTACGTGGCCGACGCCGCCGCGGGCCAGCCCGACCGGTACAAGGCGGTGTGCGTGGTGGATCCCCGCAAGCCGGATGCGGCCGATCGGCTGGAGTACTGGGCCGGCGAGAGGGGGTGCAAGGGGCTGAGGCTTCGCCCCGAGGTGCCCGAGGAGGGCGAGGTCTTCGGGCATCCCTCCACCTTTGAACTGTGGAAGGCTGCCGGACGGCTGGGGGTGGTGGTGAACCTGCTGACGGGCTTCACCCACCTGCCCGCGGTGGCGGCCATGGCCCGGCGGTTTCCGCACGTGCGGGTCATCATCGACCACATGGCCCACCCGCCGGTCGGGGCAGGCCCCAGGACGGCTGTCTATCGACCGCTGCTCAGCCTGGCCGATCTCCCTAACGTCCGGGTGAAGGTTTCAGGGGCCTACTACTGCTCGCGCCAGCCCTATCCCCACCGGGACTGCGCCGAGCTGCTGCGGGTTCTCTACGATCAGTTCGGTCCGGGCCGGCTGATCTGGGGGAGCGATTTTCCCCACGTGCTGCTGAAGTCCGGCTACCTCAGGGCCTTGAAGTGGCTGGAGCGCCTGGCTCCCTTTCTTTCCGGTGAAGAGGTGTGGGCCATCATGGGTGGAAACGCCTCCCGCCTCTACTGGAAGTGAGCACCGCCCCTCAATAGGTTCGGGTCCCCGATACCCTGGTTCCCACGAAATAGAGAGACGTCCCGGTGGTGATGTAGAGCCCCCGGAAGCCTGGGCCCCAACCGCAGTTGGTTGGGGGCTCGGGGGTGACGATGGTGCCCAGGTGGGAGCCATCGGGGGAGAAGACCCACAGACCGCCCGGACCGCAGGCGTAGAGGTGGCCCTGCTCGTCGGTCTTGAGGCCGCCCGGGGTTCCGGGGTCCTTCGAGGGAAACTCGGCGAAGACCTGGCCCTGGTCCAGGGTTCCGTCGTCCCGGATGGGATGGGCTCGAATGTTCCGCTGGCGGGCATCGGCCACGTAGAGCCGGTTCTGCTTGGGCCCCAGGGCCACGCCGGTGGGCCGGCCGCATTCCCCGGAGGCCCGTTCCAGCCGGATGGGGCCGGGGATCTGGGATCGGGGGATGCGGTAGACGGCCGGCCGGGGCATGGAGTCAACCTCCTGCCGGTCTCCCGGGGGGCGGACGCGGAAGCTCTCGGGAGCGGGGGTGGCGCTGAAGTAGATGCTGCCGTCGATGTTGTAGACCAGGTCGTCGGGAGCGCCCAAGGGACGGCCGCGGGAGTATTCGGCCAACACGGTAGTGCTTCCGTCCTTTTCCAGGCGAACCACCCTGCCTGGGTTCCTTTCGCACATCAGTAGTCTTCCCTGGTGGTCGAAGGTGATCCCCTGGGGCTCACCGGAGCAGACACGATAGGTGGTGAGCCTGCCGCTCACGGATCCCTCTGACCAGGGGGGAGGATTGATCCACAGGCAGATCCTGCCGCCGCGGGTATCGCTAAACAGCAGATAGCCGATGCGGCTGAAGAGCGGCCCGGTCAGCCGCCCGAAACCGCCCGCCACTTTCAGGATGGGGGCTCTGCGCCCCACCAGGTCGAAGAGTTGGGTGTGGTTGGCGTAGATTCCCGGAGCTCTCATCTCAGGACCCCCGGCCGCGGGCATAGTAGGAGGCCTCCGGTGCTCGGTAGGCGATGTTCAGCATCGGCGTCTCGATGCGGGCCTGGCCGCGGTGCCAGGACTCCATCAGGAAGGAGAGGGCCCCGCTGGTCAGCAGGGTGCGCTCCACCGGGTAATCCAGGGTTCCCCGGGTGAACATGCGCCCGATCGAATCCACCAGCGGACTGAAGTTGTTGGAGTTCTCGATAGGGATGTAGCACAGGGTGGACCGGGGTTCCACCTGACCCTCGATCCGGACCGCGGCCAGGTACTCCGCTGCCTTGCCGCCCAGGGCCAGGGCGCTGCCGCGAAAGCCGTCATTGTACTCCACCAGGCAGGCCACCGGTTGTGGGGCCGTCGCCTCCACCGAACCCGGCATCACCCTGGCTCCGCGCGAGAGTGCGGCCTCAAGCAGGCCCCGGCTGAACCGTCCTTCGTCGGCCGCCTTCCACACGGCATCGTCGGCCAGCAACTGCACCGCCTTCACCCCCGTCTCTCCGCCCTTGCGGCGTTCGGCAAAGCACTGCAGGGTCTCCAGCAGGTGGAACAGCCCGCCGTCGGCCACCCAGCCCCCGCCCACGGCCATGGCCTCCTCCAATGGGGTCTCCAAAGGAAAGTCCAGTTCGGGCCGGCGGAAGGTGACCGATACCGAGGAGCCCGCCATGAACGGAAATCCCAGCTCCCTGGACCAGTCGTACATCTGCCTGGACTGGTCCCAGTCGTAGGAGAGCTGCTTGTCGTTGAAGACCGGGACGGCACGGCCCGAGTGGCGGAAGACCTTCACGATCTCCTCCATGTATTGGTAGCGGGGGTAGAGCTTCTGGTTCTTGACGTTGGTGGGGTAGTCGCCGTGCTCGGCGATCAGCAGGACGCCGTCCACGGCCAGCGTGTCGCCGCCAAGAGTGAGTGCCTCCCGGATGGTCGGGTAGCGGGCCATCCCCCAGCTTCGGGCCAGGCGGTTGCCGATGTCGGCGGGGTGCTCCTGCTCCACGTAGAGCGAGGCCACCCGGCAGGGAGGGGGGTAGTAGCGGTCGTTGATCCAGTAGCCTTCCAGGAAACGGGTGATGAAGTTGTCGGCGTGGGAGCGGACGTGGTAGGTTGTCGCCAGGGCGGCGATTTTCCCGGGCGCCGAGGCCCTTGCCGGCAGCGGCCAGGGCGCCGCGGCAGCCGCCACCGCCGACCCGGCCAGCTTGAGAAATCCCCTCCGGTCCATTGCGATCATTCTGGTATCTCCATGAAGAGCACGGATAAACGAGTTATCTACGAAGGGACATGACATCACTCTCGGGGCGCCGCGTTTACCCCCTCCGGTTCGACTGGAATCTCCGGACTGCCTTCCGGAGAATTATTCCAATAGACAAGCACGTTTCCCCTTGCAGTGTTGTGGGTTAGAGGGGAGCTGCGCAGCTGCGGTTGACGTGGGTTGGCCACGCAAACGCCGGCTACAGGCCATCCTTATAGAGCTGCGAAGCTGCGGCTCAGGGTCGCCTGCTGGGCGAGCCAGGAGGCGCCTGGGATGAGTCGCGTTTGGCAGCGAAGGCGGCGTCCTCTGGGCTGCGGAGGCGGCAGCCCGGGGTCGTCTGGGTTCCGCGCCAACCTAGCCGCGAATGCGGCGAATAGGAAGCACCCGTCCCGCGAAGCATGCCTCCACAAGAAAGCGGGCAGCGCAGGGGACGTTGTTGAATTACTGGAATAACTTGGATCGGCTGCTCCCGAATTCCATTAATTCAATAACTCTCCCTACGCGCTCTCAACCAGCTATTCCAGTAATTCAACAACGTCCCCTACTCCCCTTTGCGTACATTCTGGTCGTTCTTAGTGTGTCTTCGTCACCCTTCGTGCAACTTCGTGGATAACTCTTTTCCAACTCGACCTCTCGACACGTGCCTCACCTCCCAATAACCGCCGCATGCACCATGTTGGAGACGCTCTTGAGCAGGAAGCCCTCCTCATGGGCGGCCGTGCGGGTGCTCAGCAGGACGCAGATCAGTTGGCGCCCGGGGTCGGCCCAGGCCACGGTGCCGGTGATGCCCACATGCCCGAAGGTGCCGGCGGTTCCCAGGTCTCCGAAGTAGTTCCACACCGGAGAGTCCCGCAGCGCCCATCCGTATCCCCAGGGAGCCCCCAGGTCGCCGTTCTGGTCGCGGGTCATGGCCGCGGAGGTGGCCGGCGAGAAGATGCGCGCCTCTCCGTAGCGGCCGCCGTTCAGAAGGGTCTGCAGCAGGGCTCCCAGGTCGCCGGTACTTGCGTGGAGGCCGCCCCAGGGGTGGCCCATGGCCCGCCAGTAGGGGGAGTTGGGCCCCCAGCGCCTGGAATCTTCGCTGTCCCGGTCTTCCTGGAAGATGGCCGTCTCTTCGACCCTCAGGCCCTCCAGGCCCAGCATGGTATGCCGCATGCCCAGCGGCTGGAAGATCCTGGACCGCAGCAGGTCTCTCAGGCGCATGCCCGAGACCCGCTCGGCGATCTCGGCGGCCAGCAGGGTTCCCATGCTCTGGTAGGAAAACCGGGTGCCTGGTTCGAACAGCAGCGGTGTGCGCAAAGCCGCTGCCACGAATTGGCTGAGCGGCGCATGCGCCCGGCGCAGTTGGGTGTTTTCCGGCACCATGTCGGGCAGGCCGGAGGTGTGGGAGAGCAGGTGGCCGACCAGGACCCCTTCCTTGAGTCTGCCTTGAAACTCGGGCAGGTAACGCTGCACCCGGTCGGCGAGCGCCACCTCGCCCTCGTCCACCAGCAGCATAAGCCCGCAGACGCTCACCGGCTTGCTGATGGAGGCCACAATGTAGACCGTATCCGGCTGGGTGGCGGGAGCCCCGGGGTCCCGGTTCAGCCTTCCGAATCCCTGGTGGAGGACCACCCTGCCGTGGCGGGCCACCAGGATGGAGGCCGATCCCACGCCGCCCCGGGAGGTCTCCTCCCGCAGGCGGGCTGCGATCCGTCGGAGGCGCGACGCCGACATTCCCACCGCGGCCGCCTCTCCGGGTCGCAGAACGGGGGCGGCGCCTGAACGGATTCCGGAAGGTGGGGTGGTGGAAGCTCCCTCCGGGGCGGGCCGGCCGCTGGAGAGGGAGGCCTGGCTCATGCCCGCCAGGCCCAGGGCGCCGGCGGTCAACACTTGCCGCCTGGTGTGAAAGGGGCGCCGTCGGGTGTTCATGGCCGCTCCTGCGAGGGTGAATTGCGGGCCGGGCTGGCGGACGCGGCTGCCACCGCCCGGCGGTTTCCTTTTGCGGTAGAGAGGTGTATCCTATCCCAGGATCCCCACCGAAGATACAGCGGAAATTCGATGAGACCCGCCGTGCCGACCTTGCTCCTTTGCCGGGCCTTGGGGCTGCTGGCGCTGCTGGTGCCGGCCGGGTCCCAGTGGAGTCGGGCTGAGCAGCCGCGGGAAGAGCCAGCGGCCTTCTTTCAACAACAGGTCAGGCCCATCCTGGAGACCCGATGTTTCGGCTGTCACGGCGGTCAGCCTACCGTCCAGGCGGGACTGCGCCTGACCAGCCGGGACGCCATTCTGCAGGGTGGCCGGCGGGGCCCCGCCGTCGATCCCGAGAATCCGGCCTCCAGCCTGCTGATTCGGGCCATCCAGTATGCCGGTCCCAAGATGCCGCCCGGCGGGCCCTTGCCGCCGGAGCAGGTGGCCGTGCTGACCCGGTGGGTGGAACAGGGAGCGCCCTGGCCGGAAGAGCGGCGGCAGCCGCCGGAGTTTGCCGGACAGGAAGAGAGGCCGGCCCCCTCGGGACTCGAGGAGAACGGCAGATCGCCCCGGGTGGAAGAGGGCCGGAATTTCTGGTCCTTCCGGCCGCCCCGGC
The genomic region above belongs to Acidobacteriota bacterium and contains:
- a CDS encoding hydantoinase/oxoprolinase family protein, with amino-acid sequence MGGFAPAGDLPGPPASMRIGIDIGGTFTDIVCVTPDGSLLVRKVPSTPDDYSRSVLECLPGLFAEAGSGPGQVQEVIHGTTVATNALLQGSGARTALITTQGFRDVLELRRIRMPELYNWDWDKPPDLVPRRLRREVPERVDARGTVNHPLDCRQAEQVIDEIAAAGIESLAVCLINSYANPEHEEKLADLIRRKHPDLPLSLSSRILREVREYERTATTVVNAYVLPIVQRYVQSLQAAFARLGMGAPLLIMQSNGGVMTAEACRRQPVYIIESGPAAGVIASQELARRMNLGNVITFDMGGTTAKASIIEEGALQIAAEYEVGSSLSSVSRLIKGGGHLIRIPAIDVAEVGAGGGSIAWLDAGGALNIGPRSAGSSPGPVCYDQGGSEATITDANLLLGYINPEGLVGGGLPLNRHKAEQALSEQIARPLGLDLIQAAYGVHLLANSTMIRAVRAVSTERGRDLREAVLFAFGGSGPIHACGMAGSLEMSQAVVPLHPGLFSAFGLLSADIEHHRVQTCYQDSRTADLERLNRLMERMESEVRRLLEEEGFAPGEIRILRKADLRYSGQSFELSLPLPEGPLDAGAIRHLEQAFDEEHQRTYGHRARPGEAYTLVNLRLIGQVAQRRSLLGDGTPAGAARAAHSSRRAYFGPDQGWMECPLLARADLENPRQGPLLLDEFDTTIVVPPGWRARTDGAGNLSLRLSEPSSEGNRPGKAIP
- a CDS encoding amidohydrolase family protein, producing MIVDAHLHVWKPAPDFPDPGATTVSPQCDVPLELFAQYMDEYGVNRGVLVQPLYPGEDNSYVADAAAGQPDRYKAVCVVDPRKPDAADRLEYWAGERGCKGLRLRPEVPEEGEVFGHPSTFELWKAAGRLGVVVNLLTGFTHLPAVAAMARRFPHVRVIIDHMAHPPVGAGPRTAVYRPLLSLADLPNVRVKVSGAYYCSRQPYPHRDCAELLRVLYDQFGPGRLIWGSDFPHVLLKSGYLRALKWLERLAPFLSGEEVWAIMGGNASRLYWK
- a CDS encoding SMP-30/gluconolactonase/LRE family protein, whose amino-acid sequence is MRAPGIYANHTQLFDLVGRRAPILKVAGGFGRLTGPLFSRIGYLLFSDTRGGRICLWINPPPWSEGSVSGRLTTYRVCSGEPQGITFDHQGRLLMCERNPGRVVRLEKDGSTTVLAEYSRGRPLGAPDDLVYNIDGSIYFSATPAPESFRVRPPGDRQEVDSMPRPAVYRIPRSQIPGPIRLERASGECGRPTGVALGPKQNRLYVADARQRNIRAHPIRDDGTLDQGQVFAEFPSKDPGTPGGLKTDEQGHLYACGPGGLWVFSPDGSHLGTIVTPEPPTNCGWGPGFRGLYITTGTSLYFVGTRVSGTRTY
- a CDS encoding twin-arginine translocation signal domain-containing protein, with protein sequence MIAMDRRGFLKLAGSAVAAAAAPWPLPARASAPGKIAALATTYHVRSHADNFITRFLEGYWINDRYYPPPCRVASLYVEQEHPADIGNRLARSWGMARYPTIREALTLGGDTLAVDGVLLIAEHGDYPTNVKNQKLYPRYQYMEEIVKVFRHSGRAVPVFNDKQLSYDWDQSRQMYDWSRELGFPFMAGSSVSVTFRRPELDFPLETPLEEAMAVGGGWVADGGLFHLLETLQCFAERRKGGETGVKAVQLLADDAVWKAADEGRFSRGLLEAALSRGARVMPGSVEATAPQPVACLVEYNDGFRGSALALGGKAAEYLAAVRIEGQVEPRSTLCYIPIENSNNFSPLVDSIGRMFTRGTLDYPVERTLLTSGALSFLMESWHRGQARIETPMLNIAYRAPEASYYARGRGS
- a CDS encoding serine hydrolase, whose protein sequence is MNTRRRPFHTRRQVLTAGALGLAGMSQASLSSGRPAPEGASTTPPSGIRSGAAPVLRPGEAAAVGMSASRLRRIAARLREETSRGGVGSASILVARHGRVVLHQGFGRLNRDPGAPATQPDTVYIVASISKPVSVCGLMLLVDEGEVALADRVQRYLPEFQGRLKEGVLVGHLLSHTSGLPDMVPENTQLRRAHAPLSQFVAAALRTPLLFEPGTRFSYQSMGTLLAAEIAERVSGMRLRDLLRSRIFQPLGMRHTMLGLEGLRVEETAIFQEDRDSEDSRRWGPNSPYWRAMGHPWGGLHASTGDLGALLQTLLNGGRYGEARIFSPATSAAMTRDQNGDLGAPWGYGWALRDSPVWNYFGDLGTAGTFGHVGITGTVAWADPGRQLICVLLSTRTAAHEEGFLLKSVSNMVHAAVIGR